The Candidatus Nanopelagicales bacterium region GACAGGATCCCTGCGCCAGATTCTGCGGGCCGAGGGACGGGGAGTAGTCAGCGTCGAAGGGCCTGACCTGTCGGCTCTGCTCGCCAAGGTGCCAAAGACCGGCGGCGAACTGCTTGAGTCATCTCCAACGTTCGCACGCGTCTCGGGCACAACCGCTGGGGCGATCGGGCACCTGGCCTGGAGAGAGCACGTTGAGATTCACCGCCTAGACGAAGACCAACCCGAACTGGAAAGCGTCTACCTCGCGCTCACAGCGGGCGAAGGCGAGGATGGCAAGTGATCCAACTCATCGCCGCCGAATGGATCAAAGCCACGACGACCCGCGCCTGGTGGATCCTGTCCCTAGTCGGGGTGGCAATCACGGCACTCGGCATAGTGCCAATCATCCTCGCGGCGGGAATGGAGGGCTTCCCAGCTCTGACTGACGCGAGCATGATGCTGGCGTTGTGGTCGGGACTCGGTTCCGCCTCCGTAGTCGCGCTCATCATCGGCATCACGTCAGTCACAGGCGAATATCGGCACCAAACCATCACAGACGCGTTCCTGACCGAACCGGATCGTGGCCGCTTCATGGCAGCCAAGGCGTCCGCTCAGGCGCTTGTTGGGGCGATCCTCGGCGTCGTGTGCACCGTGATGGGCATCGGCATGGCTCTAGCGCTCCTCCCTCTGCGCGAGCACGCTCCCATCGACTGGCTCGCCGTTCTGCAAGCTGCGGCGGGGGTGTTGCTGTGCTTCGCCCTGTTCGCGATCCTGGGATGCGCGTTCGGGGCGCTCGTCACGAATCAAGTCGCCGCCCTAGTCCTGGCCTTGCTTTGGGTGATGCTCGTCGAGCCGTTGATCGTGGCCTTCCTGCCCTCGGTCGGCCAATGGTTGCCAGGCGGTGCCGCGTCTTCCGTCCTGGGCGCGGGCACGACCTTGGAGGGCGCGGGTCTACTGCCGACATGGGGCGGAGCGCTCGTCATGCTCGCCTACGCGGTGGCGTTCAGCGCCCTCGCGGTCACCACGACCCTGCGCCGAGACATCACCTGAACAGATCCGCGTCAGGTGTCGACGACCCGGCGGACCTCGCCCAGGACATCGGGCATGCCCGCCACGGCCCCGATCACTATTACTGCGGGCGGCTTGATACAAGCCGAACGGGCATCGGCCGCGGCGGAAGCCAGATCTGACCGAACGATGCGCTGCTCGGGAGTCCACCCTCGCTCGACGATGACGACTGGAGTGCTCGGGTCGCGACCAGCCCCAATCAGCATCGATGCCGTCGCGTCAAGGCGCGATACCCCCATCAGCAGCACGAGCGTCGTCGCCGGTCCGCACGCCAGCGCCTCCCGAGCCGCCTCGTGTCCCGACGCGACCATGAACGAGGTGCTAAGCCCCCTCTGGGTGACGGGAACGCCAGCAGCAGCCGGGACCGCTACGGCGGAAGTGACGCCTGGAACCCACTCGACAGCGACTCCATGGGCCAAACAGTGCCGCGCCTCTTCCCCCCCGCGACCCAGCACAAACGGATCGCCGCCCTTCAAGCGAACGACCGCAAGCCCAGCCTTGGCGTTCTCCACGAGGATCTCGTTGATCTCCTCCTGCTGAACTTGATGCCTGCCGGGCTGTTTGCCTACGTCGATCACGCGCACGTCGTCGGGAACATCTGACACAAGCTCGGGCGGAACAAGCCGATCGGTAACAATGACGTCGGCCAGCGACAGCAGTTGGCGTCCGCGAACCGTAATCAACCCGGCGTCACCCGGACCCGCCCCCACCAGCGCCACCCATCCCGTCCCACCCAGCCGGCGGCGACGTACAGGCAGACTCCCGCTTGCCAGCGCGTCGGACACGGCTGAGGCCAGCGCACGGGCCCTGGTCGGATCGCCCCCGCCGCTGACGGCCACCGAGACGCCGTCCGGGCCCTGGGCCGCCGCTGCGACCCAGGCTGGCGAATCCTTTGACGACGCCGCGTCGACACACCAGACGCCGGCGGCCTCAGCCTCCGCAGCCACTGCCAGATCCGTGTCTGTTCCCGTGGCAGTGTGTACCAGCCATGGGCGTCCGGACGCGAGCACATCACCGGCCCGGAACTCCCGTTCCAGCCAAGACAGCTCACCGAGGTCGGCCAGCTCCCCGATTCTGGGTCCGGCCCGCGGCGCGATAACAGTCACGACGGCACCGCGCTCAAGGAGTCCTTGGATCCGGCGCTCTCCGAGTCGGCCAGCACCCACGCACAACACCGGGCGACCCTCAATGTCGAGGAAGACGCCCAGTCGGGGAGCTTTGCCCATCCTGCGAGGCTAGTCGGCGAGAGTTCGCCTGGCCCAGGCTGGTCACGCGGCGGGGAGAGTCAGAACGATCTTGCCGAAGATCTCGCCGCCTGCCATCGCCGCCAGCGCCTCACGAGCCTGCGCCATCGGCATCTCCCGGTCGATGACGGGACGAACTCCAGACACTTCGCACAGCTTGAGCAGACGCCGCAGTTCGTCCCTGGTCCCCATCGTGGATCCGACTACTGAAAGCTGCTTGAAGAAGATACGGACCAGGTCAGCGGGAGGGTTGCCTCCCGATGTGGCTCCAGACACCACGATCCGGCCACCGGGCTTGAGCGCCTTCATGGAATGGTCCCAGGTGGCCGCGCCAACAGTTTCCAACACCGCATCCACGCGTTCCGGAAGCCTCTGGCCGGGCCGGAACACGTCGTGCGCACCACATTGGCGTGCTCGTTCGCGCTTGTACTCGTCGCGTGAAGTGGCCCAGACCCGTAGCCCCATCGCTCGGGCGAGAACAATCCCGGCGCTCGCGACTCCGCCACCGGCGCCCTGGATCAGGACCGTGTCGCCAGGGCGAAGTCCGGACCTTGTCGCGAGCATCCGATAGGCCGTAAGCCACGCCGTCGGAAGGCAGGCGGCCTCGGCCCACGTCAGGCACGCCGGTTTCGGAAGCAGATTGCGCCGTGGAACGTATACGTACTCCGCGAAAGTCCCCGGATAGATCTCTGACAGCAGGCTGCGGCGTGGGTCCTCGGTCTCATCCTCACACTCGGGGTCAGCGATGACTGAGTGAACGACTACTTCGTGACCATCCTCGTCGACCCCAGACGCATCGCAACCCAGGATGATCGGGAGTCGTTCCGGCGAGATGCCGACTCCGCGCAGGGTCCACAGGTCATGGTGGTTCAGGCTCGCCGCGCGAACTTCGACCCTGGCCCATCCAGTCTCACCCGTCTGTTCCGGACGTTCGCCGACGACGAGTCCGGCGAGCGGGTAAGCGGGATTGATCGATTCGGCGAACACGGCGAACATGAGGCCTCACCGTACAGTTAGCGGCGGCGACTTTCATTCGACGACTATCTTTCCCACGTTTCCGCGTCGGATCGGCCAGTAGCGAGCCACCACGACTGCCTCAACAAGCGCGTCAGGGACCGAGCCGAAGGCGCGGCTGTCGGTACTGTCCGCTGGGCTGTCCCCCTCGACCCACCAGCCATCCGATGTCCTACGGACGGCACGCTTCAGAATCAGCCTGGAGCGAACCCGAGGGTCCCGCACCAGAACGACGCACCCGGTCCATGGCCTGATCCGCAACGCCAGCAGCCAGTCACCCGGACTGTACGTAGGCAACATCGATCGGCCACGCACTTCAACCCTAGTTACGCCAAGAATCCCCGGTCGCAACGAGTATCGCCAAGCCATACCCGGCAGAGTAGGGTCAGCGCCAGGGCCATCAGCCCTCCGCCCATGCGCTGCGAGGAAGGAGACTCTCATGCTGCGCAGACTGCTAGAGCCGAAAGCCGTTGCCCACGCCCATTGCGACCTGCCCTGCGGCGTCTACGATCCGGCTCAGGCCCGCATCGAGGCCCAGTCGGTCAAGGCCTGCATGGACAAGCACAACGCCTCCGACGATCCCGACTTCAGGGCCAGGGCGATCACGATCAAGGAACAGCGATCATCGATGGTCAAGGAGCACTTGTGGGTGCTGTGGACCGACTACTTCAAGCCAGCCCACTTCGAGACCTACCCCCAGCTGAACGAGTTGTTCAACCAGGCAACGAAGCTCGCGGGGGCGGGCGGCACGAAGGGAACGAACGACCCAGCCGTGGCCGATGCCCTCTTGGCGAAGATCGACGAGATAGCTGAGATCTTCTGGGCAACGAAGAAGGCCTGATCCGTCAGTGACCCCCGCCAACCCAGCCGATGATGCCATCCGCCTGACCATCCCAGCCGCGAGTTCCCATTTGGCGTTGGCGCGGGCCGCGACCGCGAGCATCTGCGCCCGCCTGGGCTTCACCATCGACCGGCTGGACGACATGACGCTGGCGATCGACGAGGCTGTGGCCCTGATGCTGTCCGACGCCGTGCCGGGGACCCAGATACGGTGCGAATGGACACCCGAGCCGAATGGTCTCCGGATCGATGTGACCTCGGTGAGTAGCTCGGGGCGGCCGCCTCGGCGGAAGACATTTTCCTGGATCGTCATGTCAGCCCTCGTGGACGAGCTGACCACTTCGCTGTCAGGCAACGAGGCGACTCTCACATTCCGGACAGCCCGCAACGCGTCGGTCGCGTCGTGAGAGCCAGGTCGGGCGAGAAATCCGCTCGCTGGTCGCCGGAAATCAGGGCTCGCGAGCATGAGCTGCTTGCACGCCTGGCCGCAACCCCGCTAGATGATCCTCAAAGGGCGAGGCTTAGGGACGATCTCGTCACGATGAACCTGCCTCTGGTCGAGCACCTTGCCAGGAGGTTCCGCGATCGCGGAGAGAGTCGCGACGATCTCGTTCAGGTGGGGACGGTCGGACTTATCAACGCGGTCGATCGCTTCGACACATCCAGAGGAGTTGAGTTCTCGACGTTCGCAACACCAACCATCGTCGGGGAAATCAAGCGCTACTTCCGTGACAAAGGCTGGGCTGTCAAAGTCCCGCGGCGACTGCAGGAGCTCCGACTCGCAATAGTCCGCTCATCCGCGGAACTCGCGCAGAAGTCGGGGAGCTCACCCACCGTGGCAGAGCTCGCCGCCGAGCTGAAGATCTCCGAGGAAGAGGTTCTGGAAGGTCTGGAGTCGGCCCAGGCCTACGCGACGTCATCACTTGACGCGGGATCGTCGGACCCCGACGAATCGGCTACGCTCAGCGACACGCTCGGCACCGACGACAAGGACCTTGAGGGAGTCGACAACCGTGAGTCCCTTAAGCCACTGCTAGCGGCACTCCCCGAGCGGGAACGACGAATCCTGCTGCTGCGCTTCTTCGACAACAAGACCCAATCGGAAATCGCCGAGGAAATCGGAATCTCCCAGATGCACGTGTCACGGCTTCTGGGCAGCACCCTGGCGGACCTGCGCGAAGGGCTCCTCGACGAGTACTAGGACGTACCTCTCGATCCCGGCAAGCTCTCGCTCGCTGGTTTGGACTGGCCTTGGGCTAGACCACGATCCTCAAGGCCCGAGGCACACTGCGCACGTGCAGGACCTCCTGCTCGCCCAGACTCTCGCCGTCCACCTGAGCAGTCGTCGGGCGACTAGCGGTAACAGTCAACTCCGGGATGTCGTGGCCCACGATGAGGCCCTTGACCGACCCGGCGCGGCTGCCCATGAATATCCGCCGGGCCCATCGCAGGGCCGACACAACGCGCAAATCCCGGACTGCGAACAGATCCAGATCCTCGTCGAAGCTGGCTTCCGGGCTCGGGTTCATCGCGACGTCACCAAGGAACGTCCAAGGCGCGCCATTCTGAATCACTACGACGTACACGCCCGTGATGTCCTCCTCGCCCGGGCGGCTCACCGTGATCGGCGCATTGCGCCGGTCCGTGCGGATGAAGAACTCACGCAGCGCCGTCGCGAAGTAGCGCATGGACGTAGCCTGGTGTCCCTTGGCGCGCTGCGATTCCATCGCGGTGATGATCTCCGCGTCCAGGCCCATCCCCGCACTCATCGTGAACCAACGGTCATTGGCGAGGCCAAGGCTTATGGTCCGGATGAGTCCCTCACGCAACCCAGCCATGATCATCCCCGTGGCCTCTACCGGGTCCTTGGGCAAGCCCGCTGATCGCGCCAGGACGTTGCCTGAACCACCGGGAACCGTCGCGAGCGCTGGGACATCGGGCCCCGGTCCATCGACAAGCATGCCGTTAACGGCCTCGTTGATCGTCCCGTCACCACCCAGGGTTACAACAACGTCCAACCGCTCGCGCAGAGCCCGCTCCCCCAGTTCCCTGGCGTGGCCTGGCCGTGTG contains the following coding sequences:
- the sodN gene encoding superoxide dismutase, Ni, encoding MLRRLLEPKAVAHAHCDLPCGVYDPAQARIEAQSVKACMDKHNASDDPDFRARAITIKEQRSSMVKEHLWVLWTDYFKPAHFETYPQLNELFNQATKLAGAGGTKGTNDPAVADALLAKIDEIAEIFWATKKA
- a CDS encoding ABC transporter permease subunit yields the protein MIQLIAAEWIKATTTRAWWILSLVGVAITALGIVPIILAAGMEGFPALTDASMMLALWSGLGSASVVALIIGITSVTGEYRHQTITDAFLTEPDRGRFMAAKASAQALVGAILGVVCTVMGIGMALALLPLREHAPIDWLAVLQAAAGVLLCFALFAILGCAFGALVTNQVAALVLALLWVMLVEPLIVAFLPSVGQWLPGGAASSVLGAGTTLEGAGLLPTWGGALVMLAYAVAFSALAVTTTLRRDIT
- a CDS encoding diacylglycerol kinase family protein; the encoded protein is MRGLLVVNPNATTTTERVRDVLVHALSDQLDLEVVVTTRPGHARELGERALRERLDVVVTLGGDGTINEAVNGMLVDGPGPDVPALATVPGGSGNVLARSAGLPKDPVEATGMIMAGLREGLIRTISLGLANDRWFTMSAGMGLDAEIITAMESQRAKGHQATSMRYFATALREFFIRTDRRNAPITVSRPGEEDITGVYVVVIQNGAPWTFLGDVAMNPSPEASFDEDLDLFAVRDLRVVSALRWARRIFMGSRAGSVKGLIVGHDIPELTVTASRPTTAQVDGESLGEQEVLHVRSVPRALRIVV
- the cobA gene encoding uroporphyrinogen-III C-methyltransferase, which encodes MGKAPRLGVFLDIEGRPVLCVGAGRLGERRIQGLLERGAVVTVIAPRAGPRIGELADLGELSWLEREFRAGDVLASGRPWLVHTATGTDTDLAVAAEAEAAGVWCVDAASSKDSPAWVAAAAQGPDGVSVAVSGGGDPTRARALASAVSDALASGSLPVRRRRLGGTGWVALVGAGPGDAGLITVRGRQLLSLADVIVTDRLVPPELVSDVPDDVRVIDVGKQPGRHQVQQEEINEILVENAKAGLAVVRLKGGDPFVLGRGGEEARHCLAHGVAVEWVPGVTSAVAVPAAAGVPVTQRGLSTSFMVASGHEAAREALACGPATTLVLLMGVSRLDATASMLIGAGRDPSTPVVIVERGWTPEQRIVRSDLASAAADARSACIKPPAVIVIGAVAGMPDVLGEVRRVVDT
- a CDS encoding zinc-binding dehydrogenase, whose protein sequence is MFAVFAESINPAYPLAGLVVGERPEQTGETGWARVEVRAASLNHHDLWTLRGVGISPERLPIILGCDASGVDEDGHEVVVHSVIADPECEDETEDPRRSLLSEIYPGTFAEYVYVPRRNLLPKPACLTWAEAACLPTAWLTAYRMLATRSGLRPGDTVLIQGAGGGVASAGIVLARAMGLRVWATSRDEYKRERARQCGAHDVFRPGQRLPERVDAVLETVGAATWDHSMKALKPGGRIVVSGATSGGNPPADLVRIFFKQLSVVGSTMGTRDELRRLLKLCEVSGVRPVIDREMPMAQAREALAAMAGGEIFGKIVLTLPAA
- a CDS encoding RNA polymerase sigma factor SigF, which translates into the protein MRARSGEKSARWSPEIRAREHELLARLAATPLDDPQRARLRDDLVTMNLPLVEHLARRFRDRGESRDDLVQVGTVGLINAVDRFDTSRGVEFSTFATPTIVGEIKRYFRDKGWAVKVPRRLQELRLAIVRSSAELAQKSGSSPTVAELAAELKISEEEVLEGLESAQAYATSSLDAGSSDPDESATLSDTLGTDDKDLEGVDNRESLKPLLAALPERERRILLLRFFDNKTQSEIAEEIGISQMHVSRLLGSTLADLREGLLDEY